One Pseudanabaena sp. FACHB-2040 DNA window includes the following coding sequences:
- a CDS encoding BCCT family transporter gives MPAHAPTRHSLRRPGDRNLTTKGFDFHPEVFLVSGGLVLLFVLFTLIFQDPAASAFGAIQAFIAGTLGWFLILTVSFFLIFTIYIAFSKLGNVRLGGPDARPEFPTFAWIAMLISAGMGIGLMFWSVAEPIYHFQDPPAMLGTIEPNSAWAAQQAMAITFFHWGLHAWGIYTLVGLSLAFFAFNWGLPLTIRSVFYPLLGERIYGWPGNAIDILAVASTLFGLATSLGLGVQQVNAGLNFLFGVEVSTPIQVGLIAIITGFATASVVSGLGNGVRRLSELNMILAAALMVFVLLVGPTVFILRSFVENLGFYVASLPIMSFWTESFSGAGWQSGWTVFYWGWWISWSPFVGIFIARISRGRTVRQFILGVLLLPSMLTFLWMSVFGGTALNMELGGLSGVVSDAVAEDVATALFVMLQQLPLTGITSFLGIVLVVVFFVTSSDSGSLVVDSLTSGGKLESPVPQRVFWSVLEGVVAAALLLGGGLSALQTASITTGLPFAVVLLIMCYSIHKGLHYEHAVVNEGQKLLETEAAEQAVVR, from the coding sequence ATGCCAGCTCATGCGCCTACCCGCCATAGCCTTCGCCGTCCGGGCGATCGCAACCTCACGACCAAAGGGTTTGATTTTCACCCTGAGGTCTTCCTAGTTTCCGGGGGGCTAGTTTTACTGTTCGTGTTGTTTACGCTGATCTTTCAAGACCCAGCCGCATCGGCTTTTGGGGCTATTCAAGCCTTTATTGCAGGCACGTTGGGCTGGTTTTTAATCTTAACTGTCAGCTTTTTTCTGATTTTCACGATTTACATTGCCTTCAGCAAACTCGGCAATGTACGCTTGGGCGGTCCCGATGCTCGACCAGAATTTCCCACCTTTGCCTGGATTGCCATGCTGATCAGTGCTGGCATGGGTATTGGCCTCATGTTCTGGAGCGTTGCTGAGCCCATTTATCACTTTCAAGACCCACCGGCAATGCTGGGTACCATTGAGCCTAACTCTGCTTGGGCTGCCCAGCAGGCGATGGCGATTACGTTCTTTCACTGGGGGCTACACGCCTGGGGAATCTATACTCTGGTGGGCCTTTCCCTGGCCTTTTTCGCTTTTAATTGGGGCCTACCGCTCACGATTCGCTCTGTATTTTACCCTCTCCTAGGGGAGCGCATCTACGGCTGGCCCGGCAACGCTATTGATATTTTGGCGGTGGCCTCGACCTTATTTGGCTTAGCAACATCGCTGGGGCTAGGGGTGCAGCAAGTCAACGCAGGCCTGAATTTTCTGTTTGGCGTAGAGGTGAGTACGCCGATTCAGGTAGGGCTGATCGCCATTATTACTGGGTTTGCCACCGCTTCTGTTGTGTCTGGCTTAGGCAATGGCGTCCGCCGCCTCAGCGAGCTCAACATGATTTTGGCGGCAGCGCTGATGGTGTTTGTCCTGCTGGTAGGGCCAACGGTGTTTATCCTCCGCTCTTTTGTTGAGAACTTAGGTTTTTACGTCGCTTCTCTGCCGATTATGAGTTTCTGGACTGAATCGTTCTCAGGGGCAGGCTGGCAGAGCGGCTGGACTGTGTTTTACTGGGGCTGGTGGATTTCCTGGTCGCCCTTTGTCGGCATCTTTATTGCTCGTATCTCTCGGGGGCGCACTGTGCGGCAATTCATTCTGGGTGTGCTATTGCTACCTTCGATGTTGACCTTTTTGTGGATGTCGGTGTTTGGGGGCACAGCGCTAAATATGGAGCTAGGCGGACTCAGCGGGGTGGTGAGCGATGCGGTGGCTGAAGATGTGGCAACCGCCCTGTTTGTCATGCTGCAACAGCTACCGCTGACGGGCATTACCTCCTTTTTGGGTATTGTGCTGGTGGTGGTGTTCTTTGTCACCTCGTCCGACTCGGGGTCGTTGGTGGTCGATAGCTTAACCTCTGGCGGCAAGTTAGAGTCTCCGGTTCCCCAGCGGGTCTTTTGGTCCGTCCTTGAGGGCGTTGTTGCGGCGGCTCTCCTGCTGGGTGGTGGGCTGTCGGCGCTGCAAACGGCCTCTATTACTACCGGGTTGCCCTTTGCAGTGGTGTTGCTGATTATGTGCTACAGCATCCACAAAGGCTTGCACTACGAGCACGCGGTGGTTAACGAGGGGCAAAAGCTTCTCGAAACTGAAGCCGCTGAGCAGGCGGTCGTCCGTTAG
- a CDS encoding aromatic ring-hydroxylating dioxygenase subunit alpha — MTPEDIASSLPDLNPVEHRETYWAAGVQRELPVIHLDDYRHPGLSAEAYTSTRYLERERATVFSQYWVCVGLASDVPNPGDVYPTEIAGMPIALVRDRTGTLRAFHNICSHRGLQLIDKSCNVQGNLRCPYHSWAYKLDGSLKSTPHFGGYHKDTYDGFDRESRGLSAIRCDQWLDLVFVNLSGDAPPLEQYLAPVIERWSTYDFSQLRREPREVSLQCKANWKLAVENFSESYHLSWVHPALNSCSRMEDHFGFEVGGMHVGQGSLLYRSGEIEGRSLPTFPNLDAHHKATVAEYITVFPNLMVGVHPDYFLVFTANPISPGKTQERMTFYFVGDEAMTPENEALRHLPIDLWKDTNDEDIDMIERMQVGRKSPRFDGGCFSPELEKTVYRFQQMVAKAIEG, encoded by the coding sequence ATGACCCCGGAAGATATCGCTAGCTCCCTGCCCGATCTGAACCCTGTGGAACATCGTGAGACCTATTGGGCGGCGGGCGTACAGCGAGAGTTACCGGTCATTCACTTAGATGACTATCGGCACCCCGGATTATCGGCAGAAGCTTATACCAGCACTCGCTATCTCGAGCGGGAGCGAGCCACTGTGTTTAGCCAGTATTGGGTGTGTGTAGGTCTGGCGTCTGATGTGCCCAATCCGGGCGATGTGTACCCCACGGAGATCGCGGGTATGCCGATCGCGCTGGTGCGCGATCGCACCGGTACCCTACGCGCCTTTCACAATATCTGCAGTCACCGGGGTCTGCAGCTCATCGATAAATCCTGCAATGTGCAGGGCAATCTGCGCTGCCCCTATCACTCGTGGGCCTACAAGCTGGACGGTAGCCTCAAAAGCACCCCCCATTTTGGCGGCTACCACAAAGATACTTACGACGGGTTTGACCGCGAGAGCAGGGGGCTGTCTGCCATCCGCTGCGACCAGTGGCTCGATCTCGTATTCGTTAACCTGTCTGGAGATGCGCCTCCGCTAGAGCAGTATCTAGCCCCGGTAATTGAGCGCTGGTCAACCTACGATTTCAGCCAGCTGCGCCGAGAACCCCGCGAGGTCAGCCTGCAATGCAAAGCTAACTGGAAGCTAGCGGTCGAAAACTTCTCCGAAAGCTACCACCTGAGTTGGGTACACCCCGCCCTCAACAGCTGCTCGCGTATGGAAGACCACTTCGGCTTCGAAGTGGGGGGCATGCATGTCGGGCAGGGTAGTTTGCTGTACAGGAGTGGGGAAATCGAGGGGCGATCGCTGCCCACCTTTCCCAACCTAGATGCCCACCACAAAGCAACGGTCGCTGAATACATCACCGTCTTTCCCAACCTCATGGTGGGCGTTCATCCCGACTATTTTCTGGTATTTACCGCCAACCCCATCAGTCCCGGCAAAACTCAAGAGCGCATGACGTTTTACTTCGTTGGCGACGAAGCCATGACTCCCGAAAACGAGGCCCTGCGCCACCTGCCCATCGACCTTTGGAAAGACACCAACGACGAAGACATCGACATGATCGAGCGCATGCAGGTAGGCCGCAAATCTCCCCGCTTTGACGGCGGCTGTTTTTCTCCGGAGCTAGAAAAAACTGTCTATCGCTTTCAGCAAATGGTGGCCAAGGCGATAGAGGGGTAG
- a CDS encoding FAD-dependent oxidoreductase has product MQSTATLVVIGAGIVGCSTAYHLAKLGWKNIVVVEQGPLFATGGSTSHAPGLVFQTNSSKTMTQLAQYTIELYSQLSTDEGPAFYPVGGVEVAYTQERMAELQRKLGWAKSWGVEGACLLTPAEVKAKVPLVDETKVLGGYFVATDGIAKALRAAEAMANCAKEAGAAEFYGHTTVMDIEVVDGRVKGVVTDKGRIETDNVLVCAGIWGPRIGRMVGEVIPLTPVQHQYVKTAPIPELAGMTKEVTYPMVRHQDRAMYFRQHGDCWGIGSYQHEPLLVDPDNILPYAEAPIMPSVRPFTEEHFGPAWESTKELFPALEGAEITYKINGMFSFTPDGGSVVGESTQTKGFWVAEAVWVTHGGGVGKIVAELMTTGIPSLDIHEMDINRFSSMCKSADYIVRAGAQQYDEVYDIIHPLDQQTYSRELRVSPFYPRLQALGAQFIFSAGWERPQWFEANADLLNQYAIPQRQGWAAKNWSPIQGAEHFATRERAALYDLTPFAKFELTGPGVVDYLQHLCANDIDKPVGKVIYTAMLDANGGIMCDLTVSRLGVEKYWVVTGGSVHGHDLAWMQSHLPEDGSVRIVDVSSSYCCVGLWGPKAPEILQAVTQTDISKPKFKFFTNQRLYIGNIPVLAVRVSYVGEEGWEIYAPTESGLKLWDTLWAAGQPHGLIAAGLGAFESLRLEKGFLLWGSDIHTEYDPYEAGLDFAVKPNKGSFIGREALLQRREYASRQLCFLTLDDPTAVVMGKEPVLADGKVLGYVTSAGYGYSLGRCVAYAYLPLSYATRGTSVEVEYFGQLLPATVVEKLL; this is encoded by the coding sequence ATGCAATCTACCGCTACTCTCGTTGTCATCGGTGCAGGCATCGTCGGCTGTAGCACCGCTTATCACCTCGCTAAACTGGGCTGGAAAAACATTGTTGTGGTTGAACAAGGCCCGCTCTTCGCCACGGGCGGCTCTACCTCCCACGCTCCCGGCCTTGTCTTTCAAACGAATTCGTCTAAAACCATGACCCAGCTGGCACAGTACACCATTGAGCTGTACAGCCAGCTCAGCACCGACGAAGGCCCCGCTTTTTATCCTGTCGGCGGTGTCGAAGTTGCCTACACCCAAGAACGCATGGCCGAACTTCAGCGCAAGCTAGGCTGGGCAAAATCTTGGGGCGTTGAGGGAGCCTGTCTGCTCACCCCCGCCGAGGTCAAAGCCAAAGTACCCCTGGTCGATGAAACGAAAGTGCTCGGGGGGTATTTTGTGGCCACCGATGGTATTGCCAAAGCGCTGCGGGCGGCGGAAGCAATGGCCAACTGTGCCAAAGAAGCTGGCGCGGCAGAATTCTACGGCCACACTACGGTCATGGATATCGAGGTGGTAGACGGGCGAGTAAAGGGCGTTGTTACAGACAAAGGCCGCATTGAAACCGACAACGTGCTGGTCTGTGCTGGTATCTGGGGGCCGCGCATCGGGCGTATGGTGGGCGAGGTGATTCCCCTCACTCCGGTGCAGCACCAGTACGTGAAAACTGCGCCGATTCCAGAGCTGGCGGGAATGACGAAAGAAGTCACCTATCCTATGGTGCGCCACCAAGATCGCGCCATGTACTTTCGGCAGCACGGCGACTGCTGGGGGATTGGCTCCTATCAGCACGAGCCGCTGCTGGTGGATCCGGACAACATTCTGCCTTACGCCGAAGCCCCGATAATGCCCTCGGTGCGTCCTTTTACCGAAGAACACTTTGGCCCCGCCTGGGAGTCTACTAAGGAGCTATTCCCTGCCCTTGAAGGGGCGGAAATAACCTACAAAATCAATGGCATGTTCTCCTTCACCCCCGACGGCGGCTCGGTGGTGGGCGAGTCTACCCAAACGAAAGGCTTCTGGGTTGCCGAGGCGGTATGGGTTACCCACGGGGGCGGGGTTGGCAAAATTGTGGCAGAGCTGATGACGACCGGGATTCCCAGTCTTGATATTCACGAAATGGATATCAACCGCTTTTCTAGCATGTGTAAAAGTGCCGACTACATCGTTCGGGCCGGAGCCCAGCAGTACGATGAGGTGTACGACATTATTCACCCGCTGGATCAGCAGACCTACTCGCGGGAACTGCGAGTTAGCCCGTTCTATCCTCGTTTGCAGGCGTTGGGTGCCCAGTTTATCTTCAGCGCTGGGTGGGAGCGGCCCCAGTGGTTTGAGGCCAATGCGGATCTATTAAATCAGTACGCCATTCCTCAGCGTCAGGGCTGGGCGGCAAAGAACTGGTCGCCGATTCAGGGGGCGGAGCATTTCGCCACACGAGAAAGAGCGGCCCTGTATGACCTTACTCCCTTCGCCAAATTTGAGCTGACGGGGCCGGGCGTCGTGGACTACTTGCAGCACCTCTGCGCTAACGACATCGACAAGCCCGTGGGCAAGGTGATCTACACCGCCATGCTGGATGCCAACGGCGGAATCATGTGCGACCTGACCGTGAGCCGCCTGGGGGTCGAAAAGTACTGGGTGGTAACGGGTGGGTCTGTCCACGGCCACGACCTGGCCTGGATGCAGTCGCACCTGCCGGAGGATGGCTCGGTGCGCATTGTCGATGTTTCTTCTAGCTACTGCTGTGTGGGGTTGTGGGGGCCGAAAGCACCCGAGATTTTACAGGCCGTCACCCAAACCGATATCTCTAAGCCCAAATTTAAGTTCTTTACTAACCAGCGCCTATACATCGGCAATATTCCGGTGCTGGCGGTGCGGGTATCGTACGTGGGTGAGGAGGGGTGGGAAATCTACGCGCCGACCGAATCGGGACTGAAATTATGGGATACGCTGTGGGCAGCGGGTCAACCCCACGGCCTGATTGCCGCTGGCCTGGGTGCGTTTGAAAGCCTGCGCTTGGAGAAGGGCTTTTTGCTCTGGGGCAGCGATATTCACACCGAGTACGACCCCTACGAGGCGGGGCTAGACTTTGCGGTGAAGCCTAACAAGGGCAGCTTTATCGGCCGGGAGGCTCTGCTCCAGCGCAGGGAGTATGCCAGCCGCCAGCTCTGCTTTTTGACGCTGGATGACCCGACGGCAGTTGTGATGGGTAAGGAGCCCGTGCTGGCCGATGGCAAAGTGCTGGGTTACGTGACCAGCGCAGGCTATGGCTACAGTTTGGGGCGCTGCGTAGCCTACGCTTACCTGCCGCTGAGCTACGCCACCCGCGGTACCTCAGTGGAGGTGGAATATTTTGGTCAATTGCTACCGGCAACGGTCGTGGAGAAGCTGCTATAG
- a CDS encoding metFprotein, with amino-acid sequence MLFSIEVTPAVEVAKLPPNLREVSITYLPGADHRAVVAQAARLRALGHEPIPHVPARSFRDRTHLFNYLDALKSEADIRQVLLIGGSRDRPLGPFASTLDLLETGFFEGLRIGVAGHPEGMPGLSDQECDRILALKNQYARDTGTDMFVMTQWSLNVATIHAWLDRIAPFNTLPIYLGIPGPTTPAMLLKFAQICGVKTSLLGLRHQSARLGQLLTVQTPDYLVDALSDGPKGPVSDHRIDHFHIYTFGGLQRSLNWLATRPSQPLTLA; translated from the coding sequence ATGCTGTTTTCCATTGAAGTGACGCCAGCGGTCGAGGTTGCCAAGCTGCCTCCCAACCTGCGGGAGGTATCGATTACGTACTTGCCGGGAGCCGACCATCGCGCCGTGGTAGCTCAGGCAGCGCGGTTGAGAGCTCTCGGACATGAGCCGATTCCCCATGTACCGGCCCGCAGCTTTCGCGATCGCACCCACCTTTTCAATTACCTGGATGCGCTCAAATCCGAAGCCGACATCCGTCAGGTGTTGCTCATCGGCGGCAGCCGCGATCGCCCCCTGGGGCCGTTCGCCTCGACCCTCGACCTGCTCGAAACAGGCTTTTTTGAAGGGCTACGGATTGGGGTGGCGGGGCATCCAGAGGGAATGCCAGGGCTGAGTGATCAGGAGTGCGATCGCATTCTCGCCCTCAAAAACCAGTACGCCCGCGATACCGGCACCGACATGTTTGTGATGACTCAGTGGTCGCTGAATGTTGCCACCATCCACGCCTGGCTCGATCGGATTGCCCCTTTTAATACGCTTCCCATCTATCTGGGCATTCCTGGCCCTACCACCCCTGCCATGCTACTCAAGTTCGCCCAGATCTGCGGCGTAAAAACCAGTTTGCTGGGGTTACGCCATCAGTCGGCCCGCCTCGGTCAGCTCTTAACGGTGCAAACGCCCGATTACTTAGTGGATGCTCTGAGCGATGGTCCTAAAGGACCAGTCTCCGACCATCGCATCGATCATTTCCACATTTATACCTTTGGCGGACTGCAGCGTTCCCTGAACTGGTTAGCCACTCGACCCTCACAACCACTCACCCTCGCCTGA
- a CDS encoding L-serine ammonia-lyase — protein MSISVFDIFKIGIGPSSSHTVGPMKAARRFAQGLATDGLLPQVKRLQIDLHGSLGATGRGHGSDRAALLGLEGEAPDCINPALVDGHLQRINRTGALWVLRQHAIAFHEKTDLLLHWRPLPYHPNGMVFTAFDNAGDRLRQRTYYSIGGGFVVDEHAACLDRRQLHHSPLPYPITSAHNLLNLCQRDRLSISQLMLANEQVWRSEAEIRAGLLRLWQVMQDCVERGCHTDGILPGGLKVKRRAAELYRQLKQRSDHALADPLSIMDWVNLYAMAVNEENAAGGRVVTAPTNGAAGIIPAILHYYSRFCPQASDDGIVRFLLVAGAIAILYQENASISGADVGCQGEVGVACSMAAGALTEVLGGTPEQVENAAEIGMEHNLGLTCDPVGGLVQVPCIERNAMGAIKAINAARMALKGDGQHCVHLDKVIKTMRDTGHDMHEKYKETSRGGLAVNVIEC, from the coding sequence ATGTCTATCAGCGTTTTCGACATCTTCAAAATCGGCATTGGCCCCTCCAGTTCCCACACTGTTGGCCCAATGAAAGCCGCCCGGCGGTTTGCCCAGGGCTTGGCTACCGATGGATTGTTGCCCCAGGTCAAACGCCTTCAAATCGATTTGCACGGCTCTCTGGGAGCCACCGGGCGTGGACATGGCAGCGATCGCGCCGCTCTACTAGGGCTGGAGGGCGAAGCTCCCGATTGTATTAACCCCGCCTTGGTGGACGGGCACCTGCAGCGCATCAACAGGACGGGAGCACTCTGGGTGCTGCGGCAGCATGCGATCGCATTTCACGAAAAAACTGACCTGCTGCTGCACTGGCGACCCCTGCCCTACCACCCAAACGGCATGGTCTTTACGGCCTTTGACAACGCTGGTGACCGGCTGCGGCAGCGCACCTACTACTCCATTGGCGGTGGGTTTGTGGTAGACGAGCACGCCGCCTGCCTCGATCGCCGCCAGCTGCATCACTCGCCCCTGCCCTACCCGATTACCAGTGCCCACAACCTGCTGAACCTGTGCCAGCGCGATCGCCTCTCCATCAGTCAGCTCATGCTTGCCAACGAACAAGTTTGGCGCTCCGAAGCCGAAATCAGAGCCGGACTGTTAAGGCTGTGGCAGGTGATGCAAGACTGCGTTGAGCGGGGCTGCCACACCGACGGCATCTTACCTGGCGGGCTCAAGGTCAAGCGCCGCGCCGCTGAGCTGTACCGTCAGCTCAAGCAGCGCTCAGATCATGCTTTAGCCGACCCGCTCAGCATTATGGACTGGGTGAACCTGTACGCGATGGCCGTCAACGAAGAAAATGCGGCGGGTGGGCGAGTCGTCACGGCCCCCACCAACGGTGCAGCGGGCATTATTCCGGCGATACTGCACTACTACAGCCGCTTTTGCCCCCAGGCCAGCGATGACGGCATCGTACGATTTTTGCTGGTAGCAGGTGCGATCGCTATTCTCTACCAAGAAAACGCCTCTATCTCTGGGGCCGATGTGGGCTGTCAGGGCGAAGTCGGCGTGGCCTGCTCTATGGCGGCCGGTGCCCTGACCGAAGTGCTGGGCGGTACCCCAGAGCAGGTCGAAAACGCTGCCGAAATTGGGATGGAGCACAACCTGGGGCTGACCTGCGACCCCGTGGGCGGGCTGGTACAGGTGCCCTGCATCGAGCGCAACGCCATGGGTGCCATTAAAGCGATCAACGCGGCGCGTATGGCCCTAAAAGGCGACGGGCAGCACTGCGTTCACCTCGATAAGGTGATCAAAACCATGCGCGACACGGGCCACGACATGCATGAAAAGTACAAAGAAACCTCGCGCGGCGGTCTGGCTGTTAACGTGATCGAATGCTAA
- a CDS encoding mechanosensitive ion channel domain-containing protein has product MDSFFRTADQLLNTPFLNFGNASLTLSAIAQFFLVLLMALLFSLSFKRVFANQILSRLGLKQGTRESIATITSYSLAAILVLILLQAIGVNLASVAVLAGSLGIGIGFGLQDITRNFISGIAMLVERKLKVGDFVEWEGLSGYIIEISLRSTIIRTITERHIVIPNSNLVSNQVTNWTYNNFKGWVPVNVSVAHESDPVLVIEALLDSAYLEEAVSYEYPPEVLFTGFGQNSLDFVLWIWVDRVDLKHKTESSLRFIIDQNLRQHHIRLASPRYDLWHRNPNVVVQSSVADYADQAWVQQAVPTFSETSAKPVAVRDLLQKIPYFADCTTVELRKLVEIGYRRRLEAGEVLYKVGDPGDAFYIILYGSVGYTLDNQEQPTVMAAGQFIGEFSLMLGIPRTVTVAALEDTTVFAISPQGFKQILQSQPRLYDLIVQEMGRHEVELNQQKRRLRELGLINQDYDKNPVAWVQKQLEKLFGSQPH; this is encoded by the coding sequence ATGGATAGTTTTTTTCGGACGGCTGATCAACTTCTAAACACGCCATTTCTCAACTTCGGCAATGCATCTTTGACCCTGAGTGCGATCGCACAGTTTTTTTTAGTGCTGCTCATGGCGCTGCTATTTTCCCTCAGCTTTAAGCGCGTCTTTGCCAATCAGATTTTGAGCCGTTTAGGCCTTAAACAGGGCACCCGAGAATCGATCGCCACGATTACCAGCTACAGCCTAGCGGCGATCCTCGTCTTGATTTTGCTGCAGGCTATAGGGGTCAACCTAGCGTCGGTAGCCGTGTTGGCGGGCAGTCTGGGCATTGGCATTGGCTTTGGCCTACAGGATATTACCCGCAACTTTATCAGCGGTATCGCCATGCTGGTGGAGCGCAAGCTGAAAGTGGGCGACTTTGTTGAGTGGGAAGGGCTATCGGGCTACATCATTGAAATTTCGCTGCGATCGACGATAATCCGCACGATTACTGAGCGGCACATTGTAATCCCTAACAGCAATCTAGTTAGCAACCAGGTGACTAATTGGACCTACAACAACTTCAAAGGCTGGGTACCTGTCAATGTCAGCGTTGCCCATGAGAGTGATCCGGTGTTGGTGATCGAGGCTCTGCTCGACTCTGCCTATTTAGAAGAGGCGGTTTCCTATGAATATCCACCGGAGGTCCTTTTTACCGGCTTCGGTCAGAATTCACTAGATTTTGTGCTGTGGATTTGGGTGGATCGAGTCGATCTCAAGCACAAAACCGAAAGCTCCCTGCGCTTCATCATCGATCAAAATTTGCGCCAGCACCATATTCGCCTCGCTTCTCCCCGCTATGATCTATGGCACCGCAACCCCAATGTGGTGGTGCAGTCATCGGTGGCAGATTATGCAGACCAGGCCTGGGTGCAGCAGGCGGTACCAACCTTTAGCGAAACGTCTGCTAAGCCAGTGGCGGTGCGAGATCTGCTGCAAAAAATTCCCTACTTTGCAGATTGCACTACAGTTGAGCTGCGAAAACTGGTAGAAATTGGCTATCGCAGGCGGCTAGAGGCTGGTGAAGTGCTCTACAAAGTAGGCGATCCGGGGGATGCGTTTTACATTATTTTGTATGGATCTGTGGGCTACACACTCGACAATCAGGAACAGCCGACGGTTATGGCGGCAGGCCAGTTCATCGGTGAATTTTCGCTCATGTTGGGAATTCCGCGCACCGTCACTGTAGCAGCGTTGGAAGACACGACGGTATTTGCCATTAGTCCCCAAGGGTTTAAACAGATTTTGCAGAGTCAGCCCCGATTGTACGATCTGATTGTGCAGGAAATGGGTCGCCACGAAGTAGAGCTGAACCAGCAAAAACGGCGTTTACGCGAATTGGGATTGATTAACCAGGACTACGATAAAAATCCTGTGGCCTGGGTGCAAAAGCAGCTGGAAAAACTGTTTGGTTCTCAGCCCCACTGA
- a CDS encoding hydrocarbon-binding protein translates to MSTAMRETLGNFSSVVCLKSIIVGIEDALGEKATAISLIAAGRARGKKLAAELGLSQAAVPLSEATQRLAQALGPDGTRLLVLEKIEQEGDVIKAYTRETVCSTGEPLGSTRKCTFTLGAVWGALEALTGKRLKGKHTVSVLQGGSHDVFEFTQLG, encoded by the coding sequence ATGTCTACTGCAATGCGCGAAACCCTCGGTAATTTCAGCAGTGTTGTTTGTTTGAAGTCAATCATTGTTGGAATAGAAGATGCTCTGGGTGAAAAAGCGACGGCTATCTCACTGATTGCAGCTGGTCGGGCTCGTGGCAAGAAGCTAGCAGCTGAGTTAGGGCTAAGCCAGGCGGCAGTCCCTCTCTCTGAGGCGACTCAAAGGCTAGCTCAGGCACTTGGTCCTGATGGCACTCGTTTGCTGGTGCTAGAGAAAATTGAGCAGGAGGGCGATGTGATCAAGGCTTACACGCGTGAGACGGTCTGTTCCACTGGGGAACCTCTAGGCTCGACGCGCAAGTGCACTTTCACCCTCGGTGCGGTTTGGGGAGCGCTTGAGGCGCTGACAGGCAAACGCCTGAAGGGCAAGCATACGGTCTCTGTGCTGCAAGGGGGCAGCCATGATGTTTTTGAGTTTACTCAGCTCGGTTAG